In Deltaproteobacteria bacterium, the sequence GTGACACCACCGTCGCTGCTCGAGTCGACCGCACCACCGCTCGAGTCCATCGCGCCGCCGCTCGAGTCGACCGCGCCGGTGTCGCTGCTGCCCGGCAGCGGCACCACGCACTCACCGCTGGCCTGCGTGAGCACGATGTCGTCGCCGTAGAAGAACTGCAGGATTGCGGTCGAGTCGTAGCCGTTGTCGTTCTCGAGGCACCGCGCGGCCCACTGCCCCATGCAGCCGCGGTTCTGGCCGTAGCCGGAGTCGCCGGGGTTGAACACGTAGCCGAGCTCGGTCTGCTCGACGTCGGTGCCGCTGCGGCCCTCGTTGTAGGTGACCCAGTGCTCGGTCGAGGCGTTGCCATCGACGCCGACGCAGCTCGGCGATCCGACCGAGCTATCACCGGCGACGAAGAAGCCGTAGGTCAGCGTGTCGTTGTAGTTGAGATAGACCCCGCTGGTCTCCTGCACCGCCTGGTAGTGCACCGGCAGCGGGTTCGAGCCGCAGCTGTAGACCTGGCAGCCCTGACCGTCGCAGATCGATCCCGAGGTCGCGATCGAGTAGTACGCGACCGAGCGCGCCGCGATCGCCTGGGCCTTGAGCGCCTCGAGGTTGGCACCGCCGTTCTCGCACTGGATCACGTGGGGGAGGTAGTCCTCCTCCATCGCGACGTTGCCGACGCCGGTGACCTGGATGTCGCAGTACGCCCCCGGCAGCGGGGCCCCGACCGCGAACACCGGCTGCTCTGGCGTCAGCGGCAGCTCGCGCAGCTCGGCCTCGTCGTCACCGTCGTCGGCGACGCAGCCGGCCACGCAGAACGCGACCGGCCCCACGGCCAAGCACACGCGCAAGCTCGCCCCGATGACCCGTGCCCCTCGAACGCAGATGCGACCGCCCACGTTGCCCAGGCTATCAAGCCCGCGTGCCCGCGACCACGACCCGTGCGCCCAATCGCGCACGCGTTGCGACCGTTCGCAGGCGCCTACGCCAAGAGGGCTACGCACAAGTGCGTAGCCGCTAGTACCTCGACACAGCGATCTAGCCCACCGGCGTCACCGCGGTCTGGATGAGCCCCGTCAGGCAGCCGATCGCGGCGCTGAAATCGTCGTCGCAGATCGACTCGATGCAGCAGCGCACGCGGGTCTCGTCGATCGCCGGGGTGCTGGGATCGTCGGCGGTGTTGAGGCTCTCGCACACGCTGCGGATGCGGACGTCGGCGATCGCCTGGCCGGTGAACACGCCGGTGGCGTCGTCGTAGCCGGTGCAGCCGGGCCCGATGCCGAACTCGAACTGTTTGTAGGCCGCGTCGACGCCGTCGGCCCACTCGTCGGGAAGCACGTCGCCGACGGGGTACTCGGGGTCGCGCCAGCCGCGGTACTCGAGCGCCGCGACGCCGCCCGCGACGGGCTCGTACGGGGCAGCGCGGCGTGCTCGGTGACCTCCGGCACGCCAAGGATGCCGAGCATGATCACCTCGCGCCCCTGGTCGCGCAGCGAGTGCAGCAGCCGGGCGTAGCGGGACACCGGCTGCAGCACCGCGCGGTCGTCGGCGACGTCCTCGCTGCCGTCGTCGTCGTGGTTCGACTGCACGCACTGCGCATACACGCCGGTCGCGGGGTCGAGATCGTCGCAGCGCGCTCCCGCGTGCCAGCACAGCGCCGAGCTCGGCGAGCGGATGTCGGTGACGGGATTGACCTCGAGGAAGTCGGGGTCGGTCATGATCGAGAAGTCGCGCACCGAGCAATCGGTCTCGTCGGTGATGATCGCAATCGCGAGCACGGCACCGTCGCGCAGGAACGGTTGCTCGATCCAGCTCCACGCTGGATCGTCGCAGCGGGCGGGATCGTTCCAGCACGCCGCGGGATTCAGCGCCTGCGACATCGCCTCGAGCGGACTCTCGTAGCCACAGCCGTCGATACCCTGGGGCCCGACGCACGCGAGTGCGGCCGCGGCATCGCCGGCGTCGACGTTGTCGCCGTCGCGATCGAAGTGGATGAACTGATCGCGCGGCGCGACCGGCAGCGCCGGCGCGCAGACGTCGGTACAGGCCTGCTCGACCACCGGCGGCGGCATCCCGAGGCCGGTGAAGCGGGCGATGCGTTCGGTGCACGGCGTCGACACCGGTGCGCCACGGGCGGGGACGTAGTCGGGCTTGACCCACGCGCCGTGGCACGAGGGATTGTCGACGTCGGTGGTGGTCACCATGATGTTGACGTCCGCGCCCACGCGATTGCCGTGACCGTCCTCGAGCGACTGCAGCTGCTCGACCAATAGCGGGAAGTTCTTGGCGAGGTTGAGCTGCTCCTCGCCCATCGTCCCGGAGTTGTCGATCACGAACAGCACGTCGATCTTGTCCTGGCAGCCGAGCTCGGGATCACAGGCGTCGAACGGCGGCAGGTCGGGCACGGTGCCCATGCTGGTGACCTCGGCCCCCGAGTGCACGCCGCTGTCGCCACTGCTACCGGCACGGCCGAGCACGAGCACGGGCTCCGCACAGGCCGCCAGCTGTCCGAGCGCGACCACGGGCGCGATCGCCCGCGTCGCGACGCGCCGGGTGAGCCGCTGCGGGCCCGCTGCGCCGTGAATTGGCGGCGGGCACGATTTCCTGAGCCACTTGGGCAAGCTGGCGTGATCTTAACAGCATCGTGGTGACCTCGGCGCAACCCGGACCCGGGCACCTGCACCTGCAGGAGACCGACGACGGGGTGCTCGTCGCCCGAGTCCGCAGCGGAGACCGCGCCGCCTTCCGCGAGCTCTACCTGCGTCACGCCCATGCGGTCGCGACCGCGGTCGCGCGCTGGCTCGGCCACAACGCCGACGTCGACGACATCGTGCAGGACACCTTCGTGCGGGCGAGCGAGCGCATGGACACGCTGCGCTCCGCGAGCCACGTGCGTCCGTGGTTGGTGACGATCGCGATCCGGCTGACCCACTCGCGGCTGACGCGGGCGCGGCGTCGCTTCGCGCTGCTCGAGGTGTTCCGCTGGCACGAGCCGCGAACCTCCGATCCCCGCGACCGGGCGCCCGCCGACGAGCTCGTCGCCGCGCTCGTGCGGGTGCCCGAGAATCACCGCCTGCCGTGGACGCTGCACCGCATCGAGGGCGAGAAGCTCGAGGACGTCGCGCTCACCTGCGGCGTGTCGTTGGCGACCGTGAAGCGTCGCATCGCCGACTGCGAGCGCTCGCTATCCCACGCGCTGGGTCGGTGGGCACCGGCATCGGGGGGTGAGCCGTGAACGACCAGGCCCGTGACCCCGCCGTGGAACGTGCGCTCGACGAGCTGCGCGCACGCGAGCCCGCGTGGGACCGGCTGCGCGAGCGACGAGCCCTGGCCCGCATCGAGGCCGCGCTCGACGCTGCGCCGCGCCGCGACACCGCGCCGCGGCGCTGGCGACCCGCGGTGCTGGCCGGCGTGGCTGCGGTCGCGGCGGCGGTGTGGCTGCTGCTGTGGCTGCGACCGTCGGCGACTTCCGAGGCGGAGCCCGACGGCGGCACCACGCTCGCAGCCGAGCTCACACCTGAGCCGGTCGTGCTGCCGATCGCGACGCCGTCGATCCCGAGCGTGACGGCGCCGACCTTGGCGCTCGCCGATGGCTCGATCGCGACGCTCCACGACGGCGCGCGGGTCGAGCTCGCGATGCAGAGCGCCACCGCGATCCGCCTGCAGCAGTCGAGTGGCCGCGTGCACTACGAGGTGCGCCCGGGACTGCCGCGCACGTTCGTGGTCGAGGCCGATGGCGTCGAGGTGACGGTGGTCGGCACCGCGTTCTGGATCACCCGCGAGCCCGCCGCGGTTCGCGTCACCGTCGAGCACGGCCACGTCCGGGTCGCGCGGACCGGCGCCGCAGAGGTCGCCGATCTGCACGCGGGCGACGAGCTGCGACTCGAGCTCGCGATCACGACCGCGGCGGTCGCCAGCGTCGACCTACCGCCGGTCCCGCGCGTCGATCGGACTCGCCGCGCGGCCAAGCCCGCGCCGGCGCCGGTGCCCCCCACCAGCGCCGAGGTCACGCCGGCCCCGGATGTGGACGCGCTGCTCGCCACCGCCGACGCCGCGCTCGCGCGCGGCGATCGGGCCGCCGCAGCCGCGGCGCTCGACGCGATCGTGCGCGAGCACGGCGACGATCCCCACGCCTACGGTGCCGCGTTCCAGCTCGGCAAGATCGAGCGCGCACGCGGACGCCACCGCGCCGCCGCGGCGGCGTTCCTGGCCGCCACCCGCAAGTCACCCGGCGGTGCGCTCAGCGAGGACGCACGGGCCGAGGCCGCACTCGAGCTCTTCGAGGCCGGCGACCTCACGCGCGCCCGCGCGGCCGCGGCCGACTACCTCGCGCACCACCCCGGCGGCGTGCACGTGGCCCGCATCGAAGCCATGCGCGCGCAGCTGCCCTGAGCACGCGCGGCGCGACGACGGGCCACGGCCGGCGTAGCATCGTTGCCCGTGCCCCCGTGCACCGTGGTTCTCGCGTCGTGGCTGGCGCTCGCCGCCAGTGGCGACGCACCACCGCCCGACGACGCGTCGCACGCGTCGCGTGACGACGACACCACCGCGCCCGACGCTGACGACGACCACGACGCCGCCCCCCACGACGATCACGCCGCCGCGGCCACGCCCGAGGATGCCCACGCCGCCGAGACCCCGGCCGACGCCGACGCCGACGTCGACGCGACGTCGCAACGCGGCGACGGCATCGACGCGCGGGCACCCGAGCCCACCGTCGTGGCGCCGCCGCCGGCCGTGCACGTGCGACGCGATCACCTCGAGGTCCACGCCGAGGGCTGTCCCGGCATCGATGCGCCCGAGGTCGGACGCCTGCTCGCGCTCGACCTGGCGAGCATCACCGACGAGGTCCGTCGCGGTCCACCGCTGCGCATCGAGCTGACGTGCGGATCGACGCAGCTGGCGATCGCGATCGCCGATCCGATCACGCGCAAGCGGCTCGAGCGCGTCGTGCCGCTGCCGGCCGCCGAGCCCGGTCGCGAGCGGGTGATCGCGCTGGCGATCTCGCAGCTGTTCGCGGCCTCGTGGCTCGAGCTGCTGATGCCGCCGTCGACCGCCCCCACGCTGCCGCAGGCGAGCGACCCCGCGGCCACCGCGGCCGCGGCCGAGCGCGCGCGGGCGCGGATCGATCTCCGACGCCGCAGCCTCGCGGTGCTGGTCGGCGCCACCGCCCGCGCGCGCGCGCTCGAGCGAGCACCGCTCGGCTCGTGGGGCGGCGAGTTCGACGTGCGCGCATGGTTTGGCAACGCGGGCATCGTCGCGCGCGCGGGCTTCGAGGGCGGCGTCGCGCGGCGGGACGCCGGCAGCGTGCGCGCGTGGCTGCTCACGCTCGGACTCGGGGCCGCCGGCCGCGTGCCGCTCTCGCGACGGCTCGCACTCGGCGGGCGCGTGGTCGTCGCGGCGGCGCTCGGACGCCTGCGTGGTGTCGCGCGCACGCCCGCGGTCGCGACCGCCTCCACCACCGCGGCGACCGGGCAGGCCACACTCGGCGGCGGTCCGCAGCTGCGTCTGGGTGGCGCGCTGCTCGAGCTCGACGTCGAGGTCGGCGGCACGCTGCGACCGCCCGAGGGCCTCGTCAGCGGCGATCGACCGGTCAGCCTCGGCGGCGTCTTCTGCGGCGGTGCGCTGCGGCTCGGCTACGAACTCGCCCGGCCCCGGGGCCGCGGCCAGCCCAGGGGGTTGACTGCCCACCGGACGGGTTTAGCCTCGCGGCCGTGAGCGACGACCGCGAGACCCCGACGACCCATGCATTCAAGGCCGAAGTCGCGGCGGTGCTGCGCCTGGTCACCAACTCGCTGTACACCAACCGCGACATCTTCCTGCGCGAGCTGGTCAGCAACGCCTCCGACGCCCTCGACAAGGCCCGCTTCGCGGCGCTGGTCGAGCCCGAGCTCGAGGGCAAGGACCTCGCACCCAAGATCCTCGTGCAGATCGACGTCGCCACCGGCGTGGTCGTGGTCGAAGACAACGGCATCGGCATGACCGCCGCCGAGGCCGAGCGCAACCTCGGCACCATCGCGCACTCCGGCACGCTCGAGTTCCTGCAGCAGGCCGCGAAGAATCGCGAGGGCAAGCCCGACCTCGACCTCATCGGCCAGTTCGGCGTCGGCTTCTACAGTGGCTTCATGGTCGCCGACCGCATCGTCGTCGAGACCCGCTCGGCGCGACCCGGCCAGGCGGCGGTGCGCTGGACCAGCGCCGGCGACGGCAGCTTCGAGATGTCGGCCGGCAGCCGCGGCGAGCGGGGCACCCGCATCGAGCTGCACCTGCGCGACGACGCCAAGGAGTACCTCGACCGCTGGCGCCTGCAGCAGATCATCAAGCGCTACAGCGACTACGTGCTGCACCCGATCGAGCTCACCCAGCGCGACGAGGGCGGCGAGCTCCAGGGCGCCGGCGAGCAGGTCAACGCGGCCAAGGCGTTCTGGACCCGCAGCGCCAAGGAGCTGACCGACGCCGAGTACCAGGAGTTCTACACCCACGTGATGGGTGGCTTCGTGCTGCCGGGCGACAAGCCGCTCGCGCGCCTGCACGTCGGCATGGACGCGCCGATCCAGTTCAAGAGCGTGTTGTTCGTGCCCGGCCACCGGCCGATGGATCTGTTCGGTGAGGACAGCAAGCACCTGCGGCTGTACGCGCGCCGCGTGCTGGTGATGGAGAGCTGCGACAAGCTGCTGCCGTCGTACCTGCGGTTCTTCCGCGGCGTGGTCGACAGCGAGGACCTGCCGCTCAACGTCTCGCGCGAGACCCTGCAGGAGCACCACTCGCTGGCCGCGATCCGCCGCCAGCTCACCCGCAAGGCACTGGCGCTGCTCGCCGACACCGCCAAGGACGACCCCGAGGGCTACGCCAAGCTGTGGCACGAGTTCGGCGTGTTCCTCAAGGAGGGCCTGCACACCGACAACGCCCACCGCGAGCAGCTGAGCGAGCTGCTGCGTTGGGGCAGCACCGCGGCCACCGGCGAGGGCGCCGCGTCGCTGGTGTCGCTCGCACAGTACGTCGACGCGATGCCGGCCGAGCAGACCGCGATCTATTACATCTCCGGCGAGTCCGGCGACGACCTCGCGCGCAGCCCCCACCTCGAGGCCTGCCGCGCCAAGGGCTTCGCGGTGCTGCTCATGACCGACGCGGTCGACGAGTGGGTGGTGCAGGATCTCGAGCGCTACCGCGACAAGCCCCTGGTCAACGTGACCCAGGGCGAGCTCGACTTCGCCAAGCCCGACGATGCCGCCGACGCGGGCGAGCTCGCGCCGCTGGTGGAGCGCGCCAAGGCGGTGCTGGGCGATCGCGTGAAGGACGTGCGCAGCTCGGCGCGCATGACCGCCTCGGCGGCGTGCCTGGTCGACGACGCCGGCGGGCTCGGCCGCAACATGGAGCGCATCCTGAAGATGGCCGGACGCGAGATCACGGCGCGGCCACGCATCCTCGAGCTCAACCCCGGTCATCCCTTCGTGCGCGCGACCGCCAAGCGCATCGCCGAGGATGCCCAGGACGCCGAGGCCACGCTGTGGATCGAGCTGCTGCACGACCAGGCCGCGCTGGCCGAGGGCGTCGTCACGGATCCCGCCGGCGTCGTCGCTCGCATCCAACGCGTGCTCGACCACGCCGCCGGCACCGACGTCAAGGCGGGTTCGTGACCGAGGTCCCGACCGGCGTCCTGCTGTGCAACCTCGGCACGCCCGAGGCCCCACGCGCCCCCGAGGTCCGTCGCTACCTCCGACAGTTCCTGTCCGACCCGCGCGTGATCGACATCCCCCGTCCGGTGCGGGGGGCCCTGCTCGAGCTCGTGATCCTGCCGCGGCGCCCGAGCCAGTCCGCCCACGCGTACCAGAAGGTGTGGACCGAAGCCGGCTCGCCGCTGCTCGTGCACTCGGTCGCGCTGCGCGACGCCGTCGCGTCGGCGCTGCCGCAGCACCGCGTCGAGCTCGGCATGCGCTACGGCCAGCCCGACGTCGGCGACGCCTTCGAGCGGCTGTGCGCGGCCGGCTGCGTGAAGATCATCGTGGTGCCGCTGTACCCGCAGTACGCCTCGAGCTCGACCGGCTCGACGCTGCAGCTGCTGTACGAGCGCGCCGCCGGCCTCTGGCACACGCCGATGCTCGAGGTGGTGCCGCCGTTCTACGACGCGCGCAGCTTCATCGATGCGTTCGTCACGGTCGCACGGCCGGTGCTCGACGAGCACCAGCCCGAGCACGTGCTGATGAGCTTCCACGGGCAGCCCGAGCGGCACTGCCACAAGGGCGATCGCAGCGGCAGCCACTGCCTGGCCAAGCCCGACTGCTGCGACGCGATCGGTCCCGTGAACGCGCAGTGCTACCGCGCGCACTGCTACGCCACCGCCCGGGCGCTGGCGGCCGGCCTCGCGCTGCCCGACGACGGCTGGAGCACCTCGTTCCAGAGCCGGCTCGGTCGCACCCCGTGGATCCGCCCGTTCACCGACGAGGTGCTCCCTGCGCTGGTGGCCAAGGGTGTGAAGCGCATCGCGGTGATGTGCCCGTCGTTCGTCGCCGACTGCCTCGAGACACTCGAAGAGATCGCGATTCGGGCGCGCGACGACTGGCGCGCCGCCGGCGGCGAAGAGCTGTGGTTGGTGCCATCGCTCAACGCCACCAAGCCGTGGGTCGACGCGGTGTGCGGCATGATCCGCGCCCGCGATGCCGACGCCTGAACGCGACACACCACGACGAAATCAAGACGGCCCTGGGCGGAATCCTTGCGGGCGGCGGGAACCTCTGGGGGCCATGCTGCCGTTGAAGTGATCACCATGTTCGCCGGACTCGCACTCGCGCTGGTGCTGCTGTGGCTGTCGGTCGGCGGTCACAGCTCGACCAACGCCCCCAGCTCGATCACGCGGTTGGGCGGCAGGCGGAAGTAGAGCGACGCGTCGCGGGCGTTGCGGAGCATCGCGGCAAACAGCACCCGGCGCCACGGCACCCACAGTCGATGGCGCGTCGCCGCGACGATGCGCTCGCGACCGAGGAAGTAGCTGGTCGTCATGGTGGTGGCGCCGAGCTCGGCGAGCACGGCCGCGAGCGCCTGGGGCACGTCGGGCGATTCCATGAAGCCGTACTGCAGCGTGACCCGCTGCACCCCCTTGGACAGCGGCTCGCGCTGCAGACGCTCGGCGGCCGCAACCCGCGGCACGTCGAGGGTCTGCACGTCGAGCACGATGACGTGCCGGTGGATCACGCGGTTGTGCTTGAGGTTGTGCAGCCATGACTGTGGCACCACCTCCGGCTCCGCGGTGAGGAACACTGCGGTGCCGTCGACGCGCACGGCGTCCGAGTCGGCGAGCGCGTCGACGAAGGTGCGCAGCGGCAGTGCGTCACGCTCGATCCGCCGCGTCAGCAGCATGCGACCGCGCCGCCAGGTCGTCATCGCGGCCGTGATCGCGATCGCGATCAGCAGCGGCAGCCAGCCTCCCGCCGCAACCTTCGCCACGTTGGCCCCGAAGAACGCCAGATCGAACACCAGGAACACCGCCACCAGCCCGCCGGCCGCCGCCCACGACCAGCCCCAGCGCTCGCGCGCCACCAACAGCAGCAGCGCGGTCGTGATGACCATCGTGGTGGTGACCGCGACGCCGTAGGCGCCGGCGAGCGCCGCCGATGTGCCGAACCCGACCACGATCGCCAGCGTGCCGATCGCCAGCACCACGTTCACGACCGGCACGTAGATCTGCCCGTGCTCGGACGCCGAGGTGTGGCGGATCTCGAGCCGCGGCGCGAAGCCGAGGCCGACCGCCTGTCGCGTCAGCGAGAACGCGCCGGAGATGACCGCCTGTGACGCGATGATGGTCGCGGCGGTCGCGAGCGCCAGCACCGGCACCAGTGCCCACGACGGCGCCAGGCGGTAGAAGGGGTTGTCGACCGCGCCGGGCTCGACCAACAGCAGCGCGCCCTGGCCGAAGTACTCGAGCAGCAGGCACGGCAGCGCCAAGGCGAACCAGGCCAGCCGGATCGGCGCGGCGCCGAAGTGGCCCATGTCGGCGTACAGCGCCTCGCCGCCGGTCACGACCAGGAACACCGAGCCGAGCACCGCGAACGCGGTCACGCCGTGATCCGCGAACATGCCCAGCGCCCAGCGCGGGTCGACGGCCAGCAGCACCTCGGGTGCGCGCAGGATCCCGCCGATGCCCATGGCACCCAGCGCCAGGAACCACACGATCGTCACGGGCCCGAACACGGCGCCCACCTTCGCGGTGCCAAAGGGCTGCACCGCGAACAACCCCAGCAGGATCGCCACCGTCACCGGCACCACCCACGGCGACAACCCCGGCGCCACGATCGC encodes:
- a CDS encoding VWA domain-containing protein encodes the protein MVALGQLAACAEPVLVLGRAGSSGDSGVHSGAEVTSMGTVPDLPPFDACDPELGCQDKIDVLFVIDNSGTMGEEQLNLAKNFPLLVEQLQSLEDGHGNRVGADVNIMVTTTDVDNPSCHGAWVKPDYVPARGAPVSTPCTERIARFTGLGMPPPVVEQACTDVCAPALPVAPRDQFIHFDRDGDNVDAGDAAAALACVGPQGIDGCGYESPLEAMSQALNPAACWNDPARCDDPAWSWIEQPFLRDGAVLAIAIITDETDCSVRDFSIMTDPDFLEVNPVTDIRSPSSALCWHAGARCDDLDPATGVYAQCVQSNHDDDGSEDVADDRAVLQPVSRYARLLHSLRDQGREVIMLGILGVPEVTEHAALPRTSPSRAASRRSSTAAGATPSTPSATCFPTSGPTASTRPTNSSSSASGPAAPATTTPPACSPARRSPTSASAACARASTPPTIPAPRRSTRPACAAASSRSATTISAPRSAA
- a CDS encoding RNA polymerase sigma factor, producing MTSAQPGPGHLHLQETDDGVLVARVRSGDRAAFRELYLRHAHAVATAVARWLGHNADVDDIVQDTFVRASERMDTLRSASHVRPWLVTIAIRLTHSRLTRARRRFALLEVFRWHEPRTSDPRDRAPADELVAALVRVPENHRLPWTLHRIEGEKLEDVALTCGVSLATVKRRIADCERSLSHALGRWAPASGGEP
- the htpG gene encoding molecular chaperone HtpG encodes the protein MSDDRETPTTHAFKAEVAAVLRLVTNSLYTNRDIFLRELVSNASDALDKARFAALVEPELEGKDLAPKILVQIDVATGVVVVEDNGIGMTAAEAERNLGTIAHSGTLEFLQQAAKNREGKPDLDLIGQFGVGFYSGFMVADRIVVETRSARPGQAAVRWTSAGDGSFEMSAGSRGERGTRIELHLRDDAKEYLDRWRLQQIIKRYSDYVLHPIELTQRDEGGELQGAGEQVNAAKAFWTRSAKELTDAEYQEFYTHVMGGFVLPGDKPLARLHVGMDAPIQFKSVLFVPGHRPMDLFGEDSKHLRLYARRVLVMESCDKLLPSYLRFFRGVVDSEDLPLNVSRETLQEHHSLAAIRRQLTRKALALLADTAKDDPEGYAKLWHEFGVFLKEGLHTDNAHREQLSELLRWGSTAATGEGAASLVSLAQYVDAMPAEQTAIYYISGESGDDLARSPHLEACRAKGFAVLLMTDAVDEWVVQDLERYRDKPLVNVTQGELDFAKPDDAADAGELAPLVERAKAVLGDRVKDVRSSARMTASAACLVDDAGGLGRNMERILKMAGREITARPRILELNPGHPFVRATAKRIAEDAQDAEATLWIELLHDQAALAEGVVTDPAGVVARIQRVLDHAAGTDVKAGS
- a CDS encoding potassium transporter Kup — encoded protein: MPAHGAPAIPEPASTSRSRLLPLTIAAIGVVYGDIGTSPLYAIRECFAPEQGLVVGRPDVLGVLSLVFWSLVLVISLKYLVFVLRADNHGEGGILALLALVVPKGRSHGTHRRWLAGVGLFGAALLYGDGMLTPAISVLSAVEGLAIVAPGLSPWVVPVTVAILLGLFAVQPFGTAKVGAVFGPVTIVWFLALGAMGIGGILRAPEVLLAVDPRWALGMFADHGVTAFAVLGSVFLVVTGGEALYADMGHFGAAPIRLAWFALALPCLLLEYFGQGALLLVEPGAVDNPFYRLAPSWALVPVLALATAATIIASQAVISGAFSLTRQAVGLGFAPRLEIRHTSASEHGQIYVPVVNVVLAIGTLAIVVGFGTSAALAGAYGVAVTTTMVITTALLLLVARERWGWSWAAAGGLVAVFLVFDLAFFGANVAKVAAGGWLPLLIAIAITAAMTTWRRGRMLLTRRIERDALPLRTFVDALADSDAVRVDGTAVFLTAEPEVVPQSWLHNLKHNRVIHRHVIVLDVQTLDVPRVAAAERLQREPLSKGVQRVTLQYGFMESPDVPQALAAVLAELGATTMTTSYFLGRERIVAATRHRLWVPWRRVLFAAMLRNARDASLYFRLPPNRVIELGALVEL
- a CDS encoding FecR domain-containing protein — protein: MERALDELRAREPAWDRLRERRALARIEAALDAAPRRDTAPRRWRPAVLAGVAAVAAAVWLLLWLRPSATSEAEPDGGTTLAAELTPEPVVLPIATPSIPSVTAPTLALADGSIATLHDGARVELAMQSATAIRLQQSSGRVHYEVRPGLPRTFVVEADGVEVTVVGTAFWITREPAAVRVTVEHGHVRVARTGAAEVADLHAGDELRLELAITTAAVASVDLPPVPRVDRTRRAAKPAPAPVPPTSAEVTPAPDVDALLATADAALARGDRAAAAAALDAIVREHGDDPHAYGAAFQLGKIERARGRHRAAAAAFLAATRKSPGGALSEDARAEAALELFEAGDLTRARAAAADYLAHHPGGVHVARIEAMRAQLP
- the hemH gene encoding ferrochelatase; the encoded protein is MTEVPTGVLLCNLGTPEAPRAPEVRRYLRQFLSDPRVIDIPRPVRGALLELVILPRRPSQSAHAYQKVWTEAGSPLLVHSVALRDAVASALPQHRVELGMRYGQPDVGDAFERLCAAGCVKIIVVPLYPQYASSSTGSTLQLLYERAAGLWHTPMLEVVPPFYDARSFIDAFVTVARPVLDEHQPEHVLMSFHGQPERHCHKGDRSGSHCLAKPDCCDAIGPVNAQCYRAHCYATARALAAGLALPDDGWSTSFQSRLGRTPWIRPFTDEVLPALVAKGVKRIAVMCPSFVADCLETLEEIAIRARDDWRAAGGEELWLVPSLNATKPWVDAVCGMIRARDADA